The DNA window GGAGCTGCTTTTGCATCACTGGTTAGTTCTGTTTTTTTATTGCAAAAAGGTGGAGCCGGAATGGATCTAACCAATATTGCTGGACAGGCCATCACTGTCGAACTATTAGGTACCTTTTTATTTTGTTATGTAGTTTTAAATGTAGCAACTTCAAGGGCAACTATTGGAAATTCATTTTATGGAATTGCAATTGGATTTGCTTATGTGTCCTGCCAGATAATTTTTGGTAAAATTTCAGGAGCTGCATTAAACCCTGCCATCTCATTGGGTTTTGGGATAAGCAATATTTCAGGATTTGGCAATATCTGGATTTATTGGGTGGGAGAAATACTTGGCGCTATTGGCGCTGCCTATTTATTCCTATTCATCAATGGCAGGGAACAATAGAATCAGAATGTAGGTGGAGTACTTGAAATGCTTGTGTTAAAACTACTCAGCGTACCCAATGTAATTATTAGGGGTTATTGATTTTAATTCCATTTTGACCTCTTCATTTATGTCAAGTTTATTAATGAAATCAATTAAATCATCCTGAGTCACCACAGTTTTACCTCTGGTTAGATCTTTTAATTTTTCATAAGGTTGTTGATAACCTTCTCTTCTTAAAACGGTCTGAATGGCTTCAGCCAGAACGATCCAATGTGTGTCCAAATCTTCCTGGATTTTCGAACGATTTACTTCCAGTTTACTTAAGCCTTGTGAAATTGATTGGAATGCAATCAGCATATGTCCTAATGGAGTTCCAACATTTCTTAACACCGTACTATCTGTCAAGTCCCTCTGCAATCTGGATATAGGTAACTTTTCGGCTAAATATCCAAGTATTGCATTTGAAAAAGAAAGATTGCCTTCTGCATTTTCAAAATCTATTGGATTTACTTTATGCGGCATGGCAGAAGACCCAATTTCTCCTTCCTTAATTCTCTGCTTGAAATACTCCATTGATATATAGGTCCAAATATCCTTACAAAAATCAAGCAAAATGGTGTTCATCCTAATTAATTGATGACACCATTCTGCTATTTCATCATAATGAGCTATTTGAGTAGTTGTTTTCTGCCTTGAAATTCCCAATTTTTCCATGAGAAATTTTTCACACCATACAGGCCAGTTAAGATCGGGATAAGCAACTTTATGGGCATTTAGATTGCCGGTTGCGCCTCCAAATTTTCCACTAAACTCTATTTCTTTAAATCGATTTAATTGTATCTCAATCCTTTCTGCAAAGACTCTTATTTCCTTTCCTAAGGTCGTAGGGCTTGCAGGTTGTCCGTGGGTTCTAGCCAGCATTGGCAAATGCCCTATTTGGGCTATTAATTGTAAAAGTTCCTTTTGCAAAGCTTCGACAAACGGAATGAGCACCAATTGGCTAGCATCTTTAATCATTAAAGGCAAAGCAGTATTGTTGATATCTTGAGAAGTTAGACCAAAATGTACAAACTCAAGATGACGACTTAGCCCAATGCTGCCAAGTTTTTCTTTTATAAAATATTCTACTGCTTTGATGTCATGCTTTGTCTGACTTTCAAATTCTTTTATTCTTTGTGAATCCGCTATAGAATAATTTTCGTAAATGGAATTAAGATCTTGTTCCAACTTTTTATCTAAATCAATTTGGACAATCCCGGTTTTGATGAGTTGAAGGAAATAGAGTATTTCTACCTTTACTCTATATTTGAATAATGCGTGCTCTGAAAAATAAGCTTCTAAAATCCTCGTTTTCTCGAAGTACCGTCCGTCAATCGCTGAAATATTTGTTAACAATTTATATCATTTATTAATTTACAAATAAATTGAATTTGAGTCTTCTGAAAATATAATAAAAACTTCCAATAAAAATTGAACCAATAATCTCAAATCCGTAAATATGATATGGAAATCCTCCTGTGACCAAAGGATTGTCTACTTTTGGAGGATCACATAAAAATATATAATTAGATCCCAAATAATAATTGATAAGTCCAACTATTCCTAAAATGAGGTTTCCTAGTAAAAATACCTTAAGCCATGATCCAGGTCTGGGACGTATTTGATCAACAAAAAAGTAGTACATCGGCATAAAGATGATAAGGCCATGACTAAGGTAATAATCAAATGCTAAAAAAGGATGATAGCCGTGGGTCATTTCAGGTGTAATAAAGCTCATTGAGGCTCCCACCATTCCAAGTAACAGTACAAATTCAAATAATATAGGTATGAATTTGAATAAACAAATCAAAGACATTACATAGGAGATGTTGCATAAGTGCAAAGGAAGAGAATCCTTTATACTGAAGACTCCTGTGTAAATGTAATAACCATGAATTAAAATTTCTCTGGTTGCAAATAATCCAAATAATACATTTTTGTATATCCTTTCAGTTCCACGTTTACGAAAATAAATTCCTAATTTTCCGAGACTAAAATAAAAAATAAATGCTCCAATTATTCCGAACCACCAAATAAAAGAAAACAGAGGTACAAGATAATGTTCATGCATGATTCAGATTTAATATCTATTCAGATGATTTTTCACCTACAAAATGATGTTCCTTGTACTTGAAGAGAATATTAAATGTCGTAAGACTGCCATAGATTCTGGTGATATACTGCTGCAAATTAAGCTTTTCTTCATCTGTAAGTTTACTGGAGTTGATTCTTTGTTCCATCACCCTGAGCCGATCACGGGTCATTATGATTTTATGAAAAAAAGCTTCTATTGGTATTTCTTTCTCTTTTATAGAAGGGTCCTCAGACTTTAGAGTCATCATGCCATTTTTCCACTTATCATTTAAGGGAACCACCTCTGTAATGTCTGACCATGCTCTTAAAATTTTAACCAATGATTTTTCGGCTTCATTAAATGATACAGCTTCTTCAGGTTCTATTTTTTCGATTATTTCCCAGGAACTATAGTCTTTGCCTACTAACTTGAGGCCAAATTGCATAAAACAGACTCTATAAGCAGCAACATCAGATTCAATAATAACTCCATCCCCGAATGCAGGATGTTTAACTCTTGATCCAACCCCCAAATATTTGTCAAGACTCATAAGTAATAATAATTTGTGTCAAATATATTAAAAATTGTCAACCTGTGTCAGTTAGATAACTTTAAGTCTGAGAATGCCAACTACCTAAAGCTTTATAGCTCTGGTAACTTCTCTTTTACCAATCGGACCTGAAAGTGCTTCTACTATAAAACCCAATGATCTTAGGTCTCTTTTAAATTGTCCTTTTGCACAGAACGTTAACAATATTCCACCTGGAGCCAACATAAAGTACAATTTTTCCAAACTTTCTAAAGTCCATAAGTCTGGTTGAATTTCTGGGCCAAAGGCATCAAAATAGATTATATCAAATTCCGAATCAGGTTTAAAAGACTCAAAACTCGAATTATTTTTTGTCAATAAAAAATTGTTACAAACAATGAATTCTTGCCCCCAGGAAAGCCTGTGTAAAAGCTGAAAATACTCATTGGATGAACCTAAGGCGGTCTGGATATTAGGGTAATTTAGTCTACTCCAGGTATCTTCAAGAAGTGGCATGTTTTCAATGGTCTGATAGTTGACTGTGACTCCATTCTGAATTGCAAAAAGTAGTGTTAAATAAGCATTAAGTCCCGTTCCAAAACCAAATTCAAAGATTTTGATTGAATTTTGAATTTGACTTCTATAAGCAAGACCATATTCTATGTAGACCTTCAAACTCTCCGAAAGAGCTCCATGTTTGGAATGATAATAGGAATTCCAAATAGGGTGGAGTACACTATCTGAACCATCGGCAGAATTAAAAATAACAGGTTTAATCATAAAAAAGACCAGTCCCTAAGCCGGAACTGGTCTAAAAATATAACAGATGATTTATCTTAAAATATCAGCGAAATAAACTTTAGAACGACAGAAGCAGTATTTGCTACTACAGTATCCAAGCTAAAATCATAAGGACATCCATAACCGCGGTTGCAAGATGTCAGGGTTAAAAGGAACAAAACAAGTACAACAGGGTAGGCTGATGGATTTCTTTTGAATTTCATGGCAGTAAGTTTAATGTTGAAAAACCGATGTCAATAAAACGCAGCGCAAAGTTACATTATTATATCAAATTATTTTAAGTTTGAGTCGAATTAAACAATTTTATCATATGATCCAAAAGATTCACCTCATTGCGATAGGGGGGAGTGTAATGCATAATTTGGCCCTGGCATTGCATCATGGGGGACATATAGTCAGTGGTTCTGACGATCAGATCTATGAACCAGCAAAATCCAGGTTATCAAAAGCTGGAATAATGCCTCCCGAAGAAGGGTGGTTTCCTGAAAAAATAAATGCTGAATTGGACTTAGTAATCCTTGGAATGCATGCAAAGGATGACAACCCTGAGTTGAAGAAAGCCCTTCAACTGGGATTAAAAGTTTCATCTTTTCCGGAATTTGTGTTTAGTCAGTTCAATGAAAAACAAAGGTTGGTAGTTGCAGGTAGTCATGGTAAAACGACGACCACCTCTATGCTTATGCATGTATTGAAGAAGCTATCCAAAAAATTTGACTATTTGGTGGGAGCTCAACTTGAAGGATTTAACGAAATGGTATCCTTTACAGATGCAGACTTAGCTTTAATTGAAGGTGATGAATATTTAAGTTCTTGCATGGATAAAAGTCCTAAATTTCTTCATTATAAGCCACAAATTGCGATTATAACTGGAATCGCCTGGGATCATTACAATGTTTTTCCCACCTATGACTTATACAAAAAAGCATTCTCCGATTTTATTTTGTCTATGCCAACAGGAGGAAATCTTATTTATTTTGAAAAAGATCCCGAGTTGGTGACTCTTATTGGGCAATTTGGAACTCATCTTAATTGCATTCCTTACAAGGAGGCTCCTTATGTTCAACAAGATCAAGAAACCTATTTAATTGGACAGAGCGCATGTTATAAATTAAATGTCTTCGGTAAACATAATCTGCAAAATATTCAATCTATCAGATTGGCTTGTAACTTGTTGGGAATTTCTGAATCAGATTGCAATGAAGCCATCAGCGACTTCAAAGGGGCATCAAGAAGAATGGAACTTCTTGAAGAAACAGAAGACAAATTCGTTTTCCAAGACTTTGCACACGCTCCTTCAAAAGTCAAAGCCACTTTGGAGGCGATAAGAGAAAAATTTAAAACGAGAAAAGTGCTTGCTATTCAGGAATTACATACCTATAGTAGTTTAAATAAAGCTTTTATCCCTCAATATTTAGGAACCATGAATCCAGTTGATAATGGCATCATCTTTTTTGATAAAAAAGCGTTAGAAATAAAACGCATGCCTGAATTAGAAGAAGATTTCATTCGTCAGTCATTTGGCAGGTCTGATTTATTGGTGATTAATGAATCAGACATTTTAAAGGAACAAATTCTTAAAATTGCAAAATCAGCTGAAGTCGTTTTATTTCTTGGCTCAGGGAATTTTGGAGGATTGAATATCAGAAGTCTGGCTAAAGAAATTGTAAATAGTTAAAAAATCAATTATCGGGGTATTGCATTTATGAGGTTTCTTGTATACTCAGTTGAAGGATAATTTAAAATTTGAAATGGCAACCCTTCTTCAACGATTTCACCATTTTTCATTACTATTATACGGTCTGCAATAAAATTTACGACTGAAAAATCATGAGTAATAAACAAATAACTAAGCTTAAACTTTTCCTTAAGGCTGGTTAAAAGGTTTAATACCTGAGCCTGAACTGATACATCCAAAGCAGAAACAGATTCGTCAAAAACTATAAACTTTGGCTTTAACCCCAATGATCTGGCAATACAAATTCTTTGTCTTTGTCCGCCTGAAAACTGATGGGGATACCG is part of the Candidatus Vicinibacter affinis genome and encodes:
- a CDS encoding aquaporin gives rise to the protein MKKLLVEFIGSFFLMLSFSLCLIPSQNNLTPFAVGGMLMALVYAGGHVSGGHFNPAVSLAVFLRGKLSSVELPGYILVQFAGAAFASLVSSVFLLQKGGAGMDLTNIAGQAITVELLGTFLFCYVVLNVATSRATIGNSFYGIAIGFAYVSCQIIFGKISGAALNPAISLGFGISNISGFGNIWIYWVGEILGAIGAAYLFLFINGREQ
- the purB gene encoding adenylosuccinate lyase, translating into MLTNISAIDGRYFEKTRILEAYFSEHALFKYRVKVEILYFLQLIKTGIVQIDLDKKLEQDLNSIYENYSIADSQRIKEFESQTKHDIKAVEYFIKEKLGSIGLSRHLEFVHFGLTSQDINNTALPLMIKDASQLVLIPFVEALQKELLQLIAQIGHLPMLARTHGQPASPTTLGKEIRVFAERIEIQLNRFKEIEFSGKFGGATGNLNAHKVAYPDLNWPVWCEKFLMEKLGISRQKTTTQIAHYDEIAEWCHQLIRMNTILLDFCKDIWTYISMEYFKQRIKEGEIGSSAMPHKVNPIDFENAEGNLSFSNAILGYLAEKLPISRLQRDLTDSTVLRNVGTPLGHMLIAFQSISQGLSKLEVNRSKIQEDLDTHWIVLAEAIQTVLRREGYQQPYEKLKDLTRGKTVVTQDDLIDFINKLDINEEVKMELKSITPNNYIGYAE
- a CDS encoding TIGR02206 family membrane protein; its protein translation is MHEHYLVPLFSFIWWFGIIGAFIFYFSLGKLGIYFRKRGTERIYKNVLFGLFATREILIHGYYIYTGVFSIKDSLPLHLCNISYVMSLICLFKFIPILFEFVLLLGMVGASMSFITPEMTHGYHPFLAFDYYLSHGLIIFMPMYYFFVDQIRPRPGSWLKVFLLGNLILGIVGLINYYLGSNYIFLCDPPKVDNPLVTGGFPYHIYGFEIIGSIFIGSFYYIFRRLKFNLFVN
- the mnmD gene encoding tRNA (5-methylaminomethyl-2-thiouridine)(34)-methyltransferase MnmD, with the translated sequence MIKPVIFNSADGSDSVLHPIWNSYYHSKHGALSESLKVYIEYGLAYRSQIQNSIKIFEFGFGTGLNAYLTLLFAIQNGVTVNYQTIENMPLLEDTWSRLNYPNIQTALGSSNEYFQLLHRLSWGQEFIVCNNFLLTKNNSSFESFKPDSEFDIIYFDAFGPEIQPDLWTLESLEKLYFMLAPGGILLTFCAKGQFKRDLRSLGFIVEALSGPIGKREVTRAIKL
- a CDS encoding peptidoglycan synthetase, with the protein product MIQKIHLIAIGGSVMHNLALALHHGGHIVSGSDDQIYEPAKSRLSKAGIMPPEEGWFPEKINAELDLVILGMHAKDDNPELKKALQLGLKVSSFPEFVFSQFNEKQRLVVAGSHGKTTTTSMLMHVLKKLSKKFDYLVGAQLEGFNEMVSFTDADLALIEGDEYLSSCMDKSPKFLHYKPQIAIITGIAWDHYNVFPTYDLYKKAFSDFILSMPTGGNLIYFEKDPELVTLIGQFGTHLNCIPYKEAPYVQQDQETYLIGQSACYKLNVFGKHNLQNIQSIRLACNLLGISESDCNEAISDFKGASRRMELLEETEDKFVFQDFAHAPSKVKATLEAIREKFKTRKVLAIQELHTYSSLNKAFIPQYLGTMNPVDNGIIFFDKKALEIKRMPELEEDFIRQSFGRSDLLVINESDILKEQILKIAKSAEVVLFLGSGNFGGLNIRSLAKEIVNS